Sequence from the Armatimonadia bacterium genome:
GCATCAGGGCCTCAAGGAGGGCGCGGATCGCCTCGAGATACCGGCCCTGCTTCGCCATCGACTCAGCTCGCGCTCGCAGGGCGTCCGGGGACACCTGCCGAACCGACACCGGGGCTTCCTGCCGACGACGCGGACCTGCGAAGGCCATGCGAAGTGTCAGCGCGATGTGATACAGCAGGAGCGCCAGCACCGCGACCAGGAGAAACACGATCACCCAGTACAGCGCCGGCCAGGCCTCCTTGAGAGCATGGACCTGCGGCGACCAAGCGCCGAAGAGGTCAGAGAGCCATTCCACAATCCGCTGCAGGAGCTTGCGCAGCCAGGGCGCTTCGGCCTGCTGGTACTCGCGTTGTGCGAGGATGCGGGCCAACTCTTCCCG
This genomic interval carries:
- a CDS encoding DUF4129 domain-containing protein; its protein translation is MVLACLCGGAGLALAAVLARPPVAKLREELARILAQREYQQAEAPWLRKLLQRIVEWLSDLFGAWSPQVHALKEAWPALYWVIVFLLVAVLALLLYHIALTLRMAFAGPRRRQEAPVSVRQVSPDALRARAESMAKQGRYLEAIRALLEALMRRLDRLEVTPYDPSRTNWELLEALAAAPVIAREFEPLARRLDLVLYGGAVADAETFRICAEQVDRIWTAGEGSA